A DNA window from Arachis duranensis cultivar V14167 chromosome 3, aradu.V14167.gnm2.J7QH, whole genome shotgun sequence contains the following coding sequences:
- the LOC107478634 gene encoding golgin candidate 1-like isoform X1 — protein MAHWLKAAEDLFEVVDRRAKSVVTDLSDEQSNFNSPGFFVSFFLLDYYISNICSVKSPKIICNLLHFWKLASAGQGSHGKRRKSKSKAQKGKSKNSSPTNTDTTKEKGDTPEAPADHVVENDGSAFTPTNQPIKDNVEAFNGEPVKENALDMHKENPSPDNKGIEGSTEDKPTNAEQVIKIENSDSDVNMDQERTKSVANDKSSNRSGDTIIQDADIKAESFVNRSTQENHKTDISPKKLQDQLDQAQGLLKAAKSTGQSNEARLARVCAGLSSSLQEYKSGNAELEKLLSAERELNKSFEVRIEQLQKDLSQNKREVAKVESNMAEALAAKNSEIEALLSSIDAVKKQAALSEENIASLQANMESMMKNRDQIETRMMQALREELAFAERRAEEEHAAHNATKMAFMEKEVKLEQRAIEAATALARIQRIADERTLKATELEQKVVLLEVECAFLNQELQDIGDRVRREQKKSPEEANQVIQAWQEETERAYRSQREAENKISSIEAELQKMRVEMAAMKRDAEHYSRQEHVELEKRYRELTDLLYYKQTQLEAMSSEKAAAEFQLQKEYKRLQEAQAETEKNRISRRPSSSWEEDTEMKTLEPLPLHNRHLVGTSIQLQKAVKLLDSGAVRATRFLWRYPTARVGLFFYLVFVHLFLMYLLHCLQEQAHNLDVREVAKSLGLSDPNYHD, from the exons ATGGCACACTGGCTCAAAGCGGCTGAAG ATTTATTTGAAGTTGTGGATCGAAGAGCGAAATCTGTTGTCACTGATTTATCAGATGAACaatctaattttaattctccaGGTTTCTTCGTCTCCTTCTTCCTTTTAGATTATTATATTTCCAATATATGTTCTGTAAAATCTCCCAAAATCATTTGCAACTTGTTACATTTCTGGAAATTAGCTTCTGCTGGGCAAGGATCACATGGAAAGAGAAGGAAATCAAAATCCAAG GCTCAAAAGGGAAAATCTAAAAACTCATCTCCTACAAATACTGATACTACCAAAGAGAAAGGTGACACACCAGAAGCACCGGCTGATCATGTAGTAGAAAACGATGGGAGTGCTTTCACTCCTACAAATCAACCAATCAAAGACAATGTAGAGGCATTTAATGGGGAGCCCGTAAAAGAGAATGCTTTAGATATGCATAAGGAGAATCCTTCTCCGGATAACAAAGGAATTGAAGGCTCCACTGAAGACAAACCCACTAATGCTGAACAAGTTATCAAGATTGAGAATTCGGATTCCGATGTGAATATGGATCAAGAGAGAACTAAATCTGTGGCCAATGACAAAAGTTCCAATCGTAGTGGTGACACTATAATTCAAGATGCTGATATCAAAGCTGAATCTTTTGTCAATAGAAGCACCCAAGAAAATCATAAAACTGACATTTCTCCGAAGAAACTACAGGATCAACTTGATCAGGCTCAAGGACTACTCAAAGCAGCAAAATCTACTGGTCAGTCCAATGAGGCAAGGTTAGCTAGG GTTTGTGCTGGACTATCATCTAGTCTTCAGGAATACAAATCTGGAAATGCAGAGTTAGAAAAACTGCTTAGTGCAGAG AGAGAACTGAATAAATCATTTGAAGTTCGCATAGAACAGCTACAGAAGGATTTGTCTCAAAATAAAAGGGAAGTAGCAAAAGTTGAATCAAACATGGCTGAAGCCTTGGCTGCAAAAAATTCTGAAATTGAGGCACTTCTTAGTTCGATTGATGCAGTAAAGAAGCAGGCTGCATTATCAGAAGAAAATATAGCTTCCCTTCAG GCAAACATGGAGTCTATGATGAAAAACCGAGATCAAATAGAGACAAGAATGATGCAG GCTCTAAGAGAGGAACTAGCATTTGCTGAGCGAAGAGCAGAAGAAGAGCATGCAGCACATAATGCTACCAAAATG GCTTTTATGGAAAAAGAAGTGAAATTGGAGCAGAGAGCTATTGAGGCAGCTACAGCTCTTGCAAGGATACAG AGAATAGCAGATGAGAGGACCTTGAAGGCCACAGAATTGGAGCAGAAGGTGGTACTTCTTGAG GTTGAGTGTGCATTCCTAAATCAAGAATTGCAAGATATTGGAGATCGCGTGCGCCGTGAACAAAAGAAGTCACCAGAAGAGGCAAATCAAGTAATTCAG GCATGGCAGGAAGAAACAGAGCGAGCATATAGGAGTCAGAGAGAAGCTGAAAACAAGATTTCTTCAATAGAG GCTGAGCTGCAAAAGATGAGAGTGGAAATGGCAGCCATGAAGAGGGATGCTGAGCATTACTCCCGTCAG GAGCATGTGGAATTGGAGAAACGCTATCGCGAACTTACGGACCTTTTG TACTATAAACAGACACAATTAGAAGCCATGAGCAGCGAAAAAGCTGCCGCTGAGTTTCAATTGCAGAAAGAATATAAGCGTCTACAAGAAGCACAG GCTGAGactgaaaaaaatagaatttctcGTCGACCATCTTCATCTTGGGAAGAAGATACTGAAATGAAAACCCTCGA GCCACTTCCTTTGCATAATCGCCATTTGGTTGGGACAAGTATTCAG TTGCAGAAAGCAGTGAAACTATTAGATTCAGGAGCCGTAAGGGCCACAAGATTTCTCTGGCGTTATCCAACGGCTCGAGTTGGTCTATTTTTCTATCTG GTGTTTGTACATCTCTTCTTGATGTATCTCTTGCATTGCCTTCAG GAGCAAGCTCACAATTTGGATGTTAGAGAGGTTGCAAAATCTTTGGGACTCTCTGACCCGAATTACCATGACTAA
- the LOC107478634 gene encoding golgin candidate 1-like isoform X2 codes for MAHWLKAAEDLFEVVDRRAKSVVTDLSDEQSNFNSPASAGQGSHGKRRKSKSKAQKGKSKNSSPTNTDTTKEKGDTPEAPADHVVENDGSAFTPTNQPIKDNVEAFNGEPVKENALDMHKENPSPDNKGIEGSTEDKPTNAEQVIKIENSDSDVNMDQERTKSVANDKSSNRSGDTIIQDADIKAESFVNRSTQENHKTDISPKKLQDQLDQAQGLLKAAKSTGQSNEARLARVCAGLSSSLQEYKSGNAELEKLLSAERELNKSFEVRIEQLQKDLSQNKREVAKVESNMAEALAAKNSEIEALLSSIDAVKKQAALSEENIASLQANMESMMKNRDQIETRMMQALREELAFAERRAEEEHAAHNATKMAFMEKEVKLEQRAIEAATALARIQRIADERTLKATELEQKVVLLEVECAFLNQELQDIGDRVRREQKKSPEEANQVIQAWQEETERAYRSQREAENKISSIEAELQKMRVEMAAMKRDAEHYSRQEHVELEKRYRELTDLLYYKQTQLEAMSSEKAAAEFQLQKEYKRLQEAQAETEKNRISRRPSSSWEEDTEMKTLEPLPLHNRHLVGTSIQLQKAVKLLDSGAVRATRFLWRYPTARVGLFFYLVFVHLFLMYLLHCLQEQAHNLDVREVAKSLGLSDPNYHD; via the exons ATGGCACACTGGCTCAAAGCGGCTGAAG ATTTATTTGAAGTTGTGGATCGAAGAGCGAAATCTGTTGTCACTGATTTATCAGATGAACaatctaattttaattctccaG CTTCTGCTGGGCAAGGATCACATGGAAAGAGAAGGAAATCAAAATCCAAG GCTCAAAAGGGAAAATCTAAAAACTCATCTCCTACAAATACTGATACTACCAAAGAGAAAGGTGACACACCAGAAGCACCGGCTGATCATGTAGTAGAAAACGATGGGAGTGCTTTCACTCCTACAAATCAACCAATCAAAGACAATGTAGAGGCATTTAATGGGGAGCCCGTAAAAGAGAATGCTTTAGATATGCATAAGGAGAATCCTTCTCCGGATAACAAAGGAATTGAAGGCTCCACTGAAGACAAACCCACTAATGCTGAACAAGTTATCAAGATTGAGAATTCGGATTCCGATGTGAATATGGATCAAGAGAGAACTAAATCTGTGGCCAATGACAAAAGTTCCAATCGTAGTGGTGACACTATAATTCAAGATGCTGATATCAAAGCTGAATCTTTTGTCAATAGAAGCACCCAAGAAAATCATAAAACTGACATTTCTCCGAAGAAACTACAGGATCAACTTGATCAGGCTCAAGGACTACTCAAAGCAGCAAAATCTACTGGTCAGTCCAATGAGGCAAGGTTAGCTAGG GTTTGTGCTGGACTATCATCTAGTCTTCAGGAATACAAATCTGGAAATGCAGAGTTAGAAAAACTGCTTAGTGCAGAG AGAGAACTGAATAAATCATTTGAAGTTCGCATAGAACAGCTACAGAAGGATTTGTCTCAAAATAAAAGGGAAGTAGCAAAAGTTGAATCAAACATGGCTGAAGCCTTGGCTGCAAAAAATTCTGAAATTGAGGCACTTCTTAGTTCGATTGATGCAGTAAAGAAGCAGGCTGCATTATCAGAAGAAAATATAGCTTCCCTTCAG GCAAACATGGAGTCTATGATGAAAAACCGAGATCAAATAGAGACAAGAATGATGCAG GCTCTAAGAGAGGAACTAGCATTTGCTGAGCGAAGAGCAGAAGAAGAGCATGCAGCACATAATGCTACCAAAATG GCTTTTATGGAAAAAGAAGTGAAATTGGAGCAGAGAGCTATTGAGGCAGCTACAGCTCTTGCAAGGATACAG AGAATAGCAGATGAGAGGACCTTGAAGGCCACAGAATTGGAGCAGAAGGTGGTACTTCTTGAG GTTGAGTGTGCATTCCTAAATCAAGAATTGCAAGATATTGGAGATCGCGTGCGCCGTGAACAAAAGAAGTCACCAGAAGAGGCAAATCAAGTAATTCAG GCATGGCAGGAAGAAACAGAGCGAGCATATAGGAGTCAGAGAGAAGCTGAAAACAAGATTTCTTCAATAGAG GCTGAGCTGCAAAAGATGAGAGTGGAAATGGCAGCCATGAAGAGGGATGCTGAGCATTACTCCCGTCAG GAGCATGTGGAATTGGAGAAACGCTATCGCGAACTTACGGACCTTTTG TACTATAAACAGACACAATTAGAAGCCATGAGCAGCGAAAAAGCTGCCGCTGAGTTTCAATTGCAGAAAGAATATAAGCGTCTACAAGAAGCACAG GCTGAGactgaaaaaaatagaatttctcGTCGACCATCTTCATCTTGGGAAGAAGATACTGAAATGAAAACCCTCGA GCCACTTCCTTTGCATAATCGCCATTTGGTTGGGACAAGTATTCAG TTGCAGAAAGCAGTGAAACTATTAGATTCAGGAGCCGTAAGGGCCACAAGATTTCTCTGGCGTTATCCAACGGCTCGAGTTGGTCTATTTTTCTATCTG GTGTTTGTACATCTCTTCTTGATGTATCTCTTGCATTGCCTTCAG GAGCAAGCTCACAATTTGGATGTTAGAGAGGTTGCAAAATCTTTGGGACTCTCTGACCCGAATTACCATGACTAA